Proteins co-encoded in one Theileria equi strain WA chromosome 3, complete sequence genomic window:
- a CDS encoding DNA-repair protein xp-G, putative (encoded by transcript BEWA_007810A), with protein sequence MGVQHLWDLLAAAGLPARIEALVGKKCAIDASFWLSHCLASESNMRHGGDVIGVFFLRICYLLEKGIKPIFVFDGKPPVAKRKTLIKRRLLQNKRRINHNLLAFQALASQMRKVTNVCLKKTINNSPCPKGKKNILALEYEVNDTIIPKDLNLLTNDNADITTFAKDYVDNNSFNPSTSTKEINSKDIYDSHIPLGPLSVPKGLFNDTNCEGDPVSPGDFELNEKKLSSMARILKSTINLRNNEDDYYKLADKLKYEIMNKIREINRVDNRAKSIELKESISEYSKHQIESYIKDVAIMKEIEKLKRNISAHYPNAIKDELHHPTSNNLFIEEIYDYNSINFNRIKRKKRFMNNLNVITPPNFVHSEPKFPQKTLHTNGIFDESTFATDEEIFGDLISDVPNNDNNHSLSPKNGGSDEEFEVIEALDIPKQEYAGVICNINQVIPQKYESLLDCEDTIQDKALKPEYSNDGSSEEIYILSPKRTCIDETNKNDLRDANEVNNLLNIDHFPDSSMHGMLTCTGNSNIIQDYHDAIQKMLKLFGIPYIVAPSEAESQCAHLNESGACYAVITDDSDALVFGANRVLKNFYNSNIFEVYTSERLFSQLGIGRQELALIAIICGCDYTTGIKGVGIINALEIIKAYPTFNDLYEFRKWATSDCDLETAISDPCPLKKAYKEAHINYRIHWTFSSDFPNLEAYNLLLHPNITNEFKLSWVTPNIPAILTFMEKNSTLPKEEVECCINTLMTKKSQQFIIEDILPEICSSKNSLSSLKHVRRTLNTNLSSFRKLVSSLSTSSSSKRVMYINKPDYYVSKITSKRMLNSIISIKERCLKSKYSDSF encoded by the coding sequence ATGGGCGTACAACACTTGTGGGATTTACTTGCAGCTGCAGGTTTACCTGCAAGAATTGAAGCGTTAGTTGGAAAAAAATGTGCGATAGATGCTAGTTTTTGGTTGAGTCATTGTTTGGCATCGGAATCTAATATGAGGCATGGTGGCGATGTAATTGGTGTCTTTTTTCTTCGTATATGTTATTTACTGGAAAAAGGCATAAAACCTATTTTTGTATTTGATGGTAAACCTCCAGTTGCGAAAAGGAAGACTTTGATAAAAAGAAGATTGCTGCAGAACAAGAGAAGAATTAACCACAATCTTTTGGCATTTCAAGCGCTCGCCTCTCAAATGCGGAAAGTGACCAATGTTTGTTTGAAAAAAACAATAAATAATAGTCCATGTCCAAAGGGTaaaaaaaatattttggcCCTTGAATATGAAGTTAATGATACTATCATTCCAAAAGATTTAAATTTGCTAACAAATGACAATGCAGATATTACGACTTTTGCTAAAGACTATGTGGATAATAATTCATTTAATCCATCAACCTCTACAAAAGAAATAAATTCTAAAGATATCTATGACTCTCATATACCTTTAGGTCCTTTAAGTGTTCCAAAAGGTTTATTCAATGATACAAACTGCGAGGGAGACCCCGTTTCACCTGGAGATTTCGAACTAAACGAAAAAAAATTATCATCTATGGCTCGAATTTTGAAATCAACAATTAATTTAAGAAACAATGAAGATGATTATTATAAATTGGCTGATAAATTGAAGTACGAAATTATGAACAAAATCAGAGAAATTAACCGGGTGGATAACCGAGCCAAATCCATAGAATTAAAAGAGTCCATATCAGAATACTCAAAACACCAAATTGAAAGTTATATTAAGGACGTTGCAATTATGAAGGAAATAGAGAAATTAAAACGGAACATATCTGCCCATTATCCTAATGCAATTAAAGATGAACTTCATCATCCTACTTCCAACAATTTATTTATTGAAGAAATATATGATTATAATAGCATAAACTTTAATAGaataaaaaggaagaaaagattTATGAATAATTTGAATGTTATAACACCACCGAATTTCGTTCATAGTGAACCAAAATTTCCACAAAAAACTCTGCACACAAATGGTATATTTGACGAATCAACCTTTGCTACTGATGAGGAAATTTTTGGTGATCTCATTTCTGATGTACCaaataatgataataaccattctttatctccaaAAAATGGCGGATCAGACGAAGAGTTTGAAGTTATCGAGGCTTTGGATATCCCCAAACAAGAATACGCTGGtgtaatttgtaatataaATCAAGTTATACCACAGAAATATGAAAGTTTATTAGACTGTGAAGATACCATTCAAGATAAAGCTTTAAAACCAGAATATAGTAATGATGGAAGTTCTGAGGAAATATATATCTTATCTCCAAAACGGACTTGCATTGATGAAACgaataaaaatgatttaAGAGATGCAAACGAAGTAAATAATCTTCTGAATATAGATCATTTTCCTGATTCATCTATGCATGGTATGCTTACATGTACTGGTAACTCTAATATTATCCAAGATTATCATGATGCTATACAGAAAATGCTAAAGTTATTTGGTATACCATACATAGTAGCCCCTTCTGAAGCTGAGTCACAATGTGCTCACTTAAATGAATCTGGTGCTTGTTATGCTGTTATAACGGATGATTCTGATGCATTAGTTTTTGGGGCCAACCGTGTTTTGAAAAACTTTTACAATAGTAACATATTTGAAGTCTATACTTCTGAACGTCTATTTTCACAATTAGGAATTGGAAGACAAGAATTGGCACTTATAGCGATTATCTGTGGTTGTGATTATACTACAGGGATAAAGGGTGTTGGAATTATAAATGCACTTGAAATTATAAAGGCATACCCAACCTTTAATGATTTGTATGAATTTAGAAAATGGGCAACTAGTGATTGTGACTTAGAAACTGCAATCTCAGATCCGTGTCCACTAAAAAAGGCGTATAAGGAAGCACATATAAATTACCGTATACATTGGACATTCAGCTCAGATTTTCCCAATCTAGAGGCATACAACCTACTTTTACATCCAAATATAACCAATGAGTTTAAATTATCATGGGTAACTCCAAATATTCCGGCAATTCTTACATTCATGGAAAAAAACTCAACGTTaccaaaagaagaagtgGAATGTTGTATAAATACGCTAATGACTAAAAAATCACAACAGTTTATAATAGAAGACATTCTTCCTGAAATATGCAGTAGTAAAAACTCATTATCTTCTCTAAAGCATGTAAGGAGGACTCTGAACACGAACTTGTCGTCGTTTAGGAAGTTGGTTTCTAGTCTCAGTACAAGTTCTAGCTCTAAAAGGGTTATGTATATAAATAAACCTGACTATTATGTTTCAAAAATAACATCTAAGCGTATGTTAAATTCTATTATATCGATCAAGGAGCGTTGCCTTAAATCAAAATATAGTGATTCCTTCTAA
- a CDS encoding hypothetical protein (encoded by transcript BEWA_007800A): MTDDSMQSTELNAALNLLILSMLNEQVKKVCFNKCFSNKFDDKLGKTEQICIAKCMDRMYEAHTILSQAAAESAKNITNAL; the protein is encoded by the exons ATGACTGATGATTCTATGCAATCTACTGAGTTAAACGCTGCTTTGAACTTACTTATCCTTTCTATGCTCAACGAG CAAGTAAAGAAAGTTTGCTTTAACAAATGCTTTAGTAATAAGTTTGATGATAAACTAGGCAAAACTGAACAAATTTGCATCGCTAAGTGTATGGATAGAAT GTATGAAGCTCACACTATATTGTCCCAGGCTGCAGCAGAAAGCGCTAAGAATATAACAAATGCTCTCTAG
- a CDS encoding hypothetical protein (encoded by transcript BEWA_007750A), whose protein sequence is MTNVSSRQPLKYRKCKKSCKTKIYKFKFAWQKVIKEIDCLIRQFKASSDKCGCGCFKSIKNVQSSLLMNYFSCKRRWINILKVSKVRIAELNEVAEIVRANGCTVHTFKLLDLNFVRTDLDRQQWIQDNEMAQLAENAIVTFCITNNVGYWQGIHDIAAALVHLCPRPNIGELAAILEQLTRRHSPVLFSGSHEEVMYQAKILSQKWKVLFKYFFPGGFNELEKISDFNSLGMGLFLTLGFYRFGCAYIALSYIYVMMLNKNSNVSDLMFHELGYLATRGYMNYLSKHNENIKLVMDGNILPKSISHSNIMAILKNSVMIDIEAEEVINSSKNLYDVMGNVDCELYKFPLVYITLCSNSMYRVAPSISNLQHDCNYMQISIRDILKEKPIISSLECSFKTDIPKSGSSSFCCVRKGTKRYNSFNYGVTSNYSMGISSKIVFNYINSIRKNTYRIHKRTDDNLNYMIGSLANNANYNLIDMRSPYMTGGESLEKLLGDRNITFIKENELNSAIIASHVKQFTIWIVLTDEGITGSDNHFALESLNKGFHVMKLLCDNSITGVALLTNGYKELLLTANCQIPQGPNSNITGYLRRFIFWNSEEITVEKPQTTFSRVADVVGNITLDIEKQLVQKFSEINLFTRQKHVQGVSEIVDMTYVDTLSDMVLSIKPTKPRNRTFVLYVKLDGFKKIALFSNGSIQLDGIILHPYHYSKIRSVSETLMISTAKLLAVNYIDGIWEALPISSSVIGNEPIPLDDALLSNVDRIFDKFVVSLEVDDIEISIRSHKLNIATKVYGLSNSEKRNSLVKHWYVILIDKKEITTKLLYNERIFWRKVFRRWKYDKNSEKLHKYTVNDTYSSPETFKINYGVVLTNSMVTSRVSSVPLPQEVRGVKVFSRRQDVEVYKRTESLVQPKRQFYGYKIPEKEGTNLRLTHSNSISSLLSRGKMKNENAVQKIQRNVFVTRSSLVRRQK, encoded by the coding sequence ATGACCAATGTCAGTTCACGTCaacctttaaaatataGAAAATGTAAGAAAAGCTGTAAGACAAAGatatacaaatttaaatttgCATGGCAAAAGGTCATAAAAGAGATAGATTGCCTAATTAGGCAGTTTAAAGCATCAAGTGACAAGTGTGGCTGTGGATGTTTCAAAAGTATCAAAAATGTACAGAGCTCACTCCTTATGAATTATTTTTCATGCAAACGTAGGTGGATAAACATTCTCAAAGTTTCTAAGGTAAGGATTGCGGAGTTGAATGAAGTAGCCGAGATTGTGAGAGCCAATGGTTGCACAGTTCACACATTTAAGTTGCTTGATCTGAATTTTGTCAGAACTGACTTAGATAGACAACAATGGATACAGGATAATGAAATGGCTCAGTTGGCAGAAAATGCCATTGTGACATTTTGCATTACAAACAATGTAGGTTATTGGCAAGGCATTCACGATATCGCGGCTGCTCTTGTGCATCTCTGTCCTAGGCCTAATATCGGTGAACTCGCTGCAATTTTGGAGCAACTTACAAGGAGGCATTCCCCAGTTCTATTTTCGGGATCACATGAAGAGGTTATGTATCAAGCTAAAATATTATCccaaaaatggaaagttCTTTTTAAATACTTTTTCCCTGGAGGATTTAATGAACTAGAGAAGATATCTGATTTTAATTCATTGGGAATGGGATTATTTTTAACTCTTGGGTTTTATAGGTTTGGATGTGCGTATATTGCATTGTCATACATATATGTTATGATGTTGAATAAAAATTCAAATGTATCTGACTTGATGTTTCACGAATTAGGGTATCTTGCAACCAGAGGATATATGAACTACCTCTCAAAACataatgaaaatattaagTTAGTAATGGATGgaaatattcttccaaaatcaATTTCACATTCGAATATAATGGCTATATTAAAAAATTCTGTAATGATTGATATAGAAGCGGAAGAGGTTATTAATTCATCAAAGAATCTTTACGATGTAATGGGTAACGTTGACTGTGAGCTGTATAAATTTCCACTCGTTTATATAACATTGTGTTCAAATTCAATGTATAGAGTTGCACCTTCTATCTCAAATTTGCAGCACGATTGTAATTATATGCAAATATCGATTAGGGACATTTTAAAAGAGAAACCTATCATAAGTTCTCTGGAATGCTCCTTTAAAACCGATATACCAAAGTCTggttcatcttcattttgtTGCGTGAGAAAAGGTACTAAAAGATACAATTCATTTAATTATGGAGTAACAAGTAATTACAGTATGGGTATTTCTTCAAAGATTGTTTTCAATTATATAAACTCTATTAGAAAAAACACATATAGAATTCACAAGAGAACTGATGATAATCTAAATTACATGATAGGGTCTTTGGCAAATAATGCGAATTATAATCTTATAGACATGCGAAGTCCGTATATGACAGGCGGAGAATCGTTGGAAAAGTTACTTGGTGATAGAAATATAACTTTCataaaggaaaatgaaCTTAATAGCGCAATAATCGCTAGTCATGTTAAACAATTCACTATATGGATAGTTTTAACTGATGAAGGAATTACAGGTTCTGATAATCATTTTGCACTGGAATCATTAAACAAAGGATTTCATGTAATGAAATTATTATGTGACAATTCCATTACAGGTGTGGCATTATTGACTAATGGATACAAAGAGTTGTTGTTGACTGCAAACTGTCAAATACCACAGGGTCCCAATTCTAATATCACTGGATACCTTAGAAGATTCATTTTTTGGAACTCAGAAGAAATCACTGTTGAGAAACCCCAAACAACGTTTTCTAGAGTTGCTGATGTTGTAGGAAATATAACTCTAGATATAGAGAAGCAACTTGTGCAGAAATTTTCTGAAATTAATTTATTTACAAGACAGAAACATGTTCAAGGTGTATCTGAAATTGTTGATATGACATATGTGGACACTTTATCAGATATGGTTTTGTCCATAAAACCAACAAAGCCAAGAAATAGAACGTTTGTATTATACGTAAAGCTAGATGGTTTCAAAAAAATCGCACTTTTTTCCAATGGTAGCATACAACTTGATGGAATTATACTACATCCATATCACTATTCGAAAATAAGGAGTGTAAGTGAAACTCTCATGATTTCTACCGCTAAATTGCTTGCTGTGAATTATATAGATGGAATCTGGGAAGCCCTACCAATAAGTTCAAGTGTTATAGGGAACGAACCTATACCACTGGATGATGCTTTACTGTCAAATGTTGACCGTATATTTGACAAATTTGTAGTCTCTTTGGAAGTAGATGACATTGAAATTAGTATCAGATCCCACAAATTAAATATTGCAACAAAAGTATATGGTTTATCGAATTCCGAAAAACGGAATAGTCTTGTAAAACATTGGTACGTGATTCTTATTGACAAGAAAGAGATCACAACCAAATTGTTGTATAATGAGCGCATATTTTGGAGAAAAGTATTTAGACGCTGGAAATACGACAAAAACTCAGAAAAATTGCATAAATATACTGTAAATGACACATATAGTTCACCAGaaacttttaaaataaacTATGGTGTTGTGCTAACAAATAGTATGGTTACATCTAGGGTATCTTCTGTCCCACTACCACAAGAAGTTAGAGGTGTAAAGGTCTTCTCGAGAAGGCAGGATGTTGAAGTATATAAAAGAACAGAGTCATTGGTACAACCAAAAAGACAATTTTACGGATATAAAATACCAGAAAAAGAAGGAACAAACCTTCGACTAACTCACTCTAA
- a CDS encoding hypothetical protein (encoded by transcript BEWA_007820A): MSLFQKKTIPGRLGHTIVSFVLFSENIREESSITEEGTYAYSCVYTLYSANVESNRSVTNNDDRLGAHDQNDIVHTSSSDTTTSKDYKLDSFWDFSPDDLCYYKEHAKIQNKNFKNNVAYNRIVTSIDLDETKRLLYGTWDPEQSERIWNNVNGGDSEEDEVFTDMQLVLEEDLLKPRKVPNVLLSTNHIRDFVKYDINDYDEEDNVEPNFRYNQKMLLMFGGAFPNDAILDSIPLNSMHSVIYGDLDVTNNLYMSHVDYYNNEWTLLDCINTPEPRAFHASCIIYVTIDTPILIVHGGFGAKRKVLPSEIYILNLSNKTLKWDTFFTNGPLPQRRYGHSISHIGNYLVIFGGTNGKQLFNDVWTLNINNGIYIEPGKLSANCWNKLEFNTLSPSPRAFHSCTKVGISSNSPMVVYGGEVNEDQVRSRIYALHVINDERIIWTILPVYVKCPSEARAFHSMAFIDNKFVIAGGIDLKSNGLANLRTLIYSLEKKTFHYCDDTISTICHQSWSAFGIIYHWGGLSQYYGKNQLESTTNVSNPIFYSDDRNIEEIYFNFLQQNTLQALQNDISIDDPLVFHSSNEKESNELDNQVIIEVSQPELSHELKLDTPKTEVPTFKGRPRRSAAIKCLNAIELDNLKRMQANENTTETNTDSAGNDKENNHSD; this comes from the exons ATGTCTCTATTCCAGAAAAAAACGATTCCAGGTCGATTGGGTCACACAATTGTCTCGTTTGTTCTTTTCTCAGAGAATATAAGGGAAGAATCGTCAATTACAGAGGAAGGTACGTATGCTTATAGCTGTGTATATACTCTTTATTCAGCTAATGTAGAGAGCAATAGATCAGTAACAAACAACGATGATCGCCTTGGAGCCCACGACCAAAACGACATAGTCCATACTAGTTCCTCTGATACAACAACATCTAAAGACTACAAATTAGACTCTTTTTGGGATTTTAGTCCGGACGATCTTTGCTACTACAAAGAACATGCGAAGATAcaaaataaaaattttaaaaataatgtTGCATACAACAGAATAGTTACAAGTATCGATTTAGATGAAACAAAGCGATTGCTTTACGGTACATGGGATCCTGAACAAAGTGAACGGATTTGGAATAATGTTAATGGCGGTGATTCcgaagaagatgaagttTTCACTGATATGCAACTGGTTTTAGAGGAGGACCTCCTCAAACCCAGAAAAGTACCAAATGTTTTACTTTCTACAAACCATATCCGTGATTTCGTCAAGTATGATATTAATGATTATGATGAAGAGGACAATGTAGAGCCGAACTTTCGGTATAATCAAAAGATGTTACTTATGTTTGGCGGAGCATTCCCTAATGACGCTATTCTTGATTCTATTCCTCTGAACTCAATGCACTCGGTAATATACG GTGATCTAGATGTTACCAATAATTTGTACATGTCCCACGTTGACTACTATAATAACGAATGGACGCTTTTGGACTGCATTAACACTCCAGAACCCAGAGCATTTCACGCATCATGTATTATTTATGTGACTATAGATACACCAATCCTTATTGTACACGGAGGTTTTGGGGCAAAAAGGAAAGTATTACCTAGCGagatttacattttaaatttaaGTAACAAAACACTAAAGTGGGACACATTCTTTACTAATGGACCTCTGCCGCAAAGAAGATATGGCCATAGTATATCACATATTGGAAACTATTTGGTAATTTTTGGTGGAACAAATGGAAAGCAGTTATTTAATGATGTTTGGACCCTGAACATTAACAATGGAATTTATATTGAGCCAGGAAAACTCTCTGCAAATTGTTGGAACAAATTAGAATTTAATACTCTTTCTCCATCTCCTAGAGCGTTTCATTCGTGTACAAAAGTAGGCATTTCATCCAATTCTCCAATG GTTGTTTATGGAGGTGAAGTTAATGAGGATCAAGTGAGAAGCCGCATTTATGCTTTGCATGTTATTAATGATGAGAGAATTATTTGGACTATTCTACCTGTATATGTTAAGTGTCCTTCGGAGGCCAGAGCCTTTCACTCAATGGCATTTATTGAcaataaatttgtaatagCTGGTGGTATTGATCTAAAGTCTAATGGTCTTGCAAACTTACGCACACTAATTTACTCTTTAGAGAAGAAAACATTTCATTATTGTGACGATACTATCAGTACG ATTTGCCATCAATCTTGGTCAGCATTTGGTATAATATATCATTGGGGAGGATTGTCACAATATTACGGGAAGAACCAATTAGAAAGCACTACAAATGTTTCAAATCCAATTTTTTATAGTGATGACCGAAACATAGAAGAGATTTATTTTAACTTCCTTCAACAAAACACATTGCAGGCTCTTCAAAATGACATTAGCATCGATGATCCTTTGgtttttcattcttccaacgAAAAGGAATCCAATGAATTAGACAATCAAGTTATAATAGAAGTTTCACAGCCAGAATTATCACATGAATTAAAATTGGATACTCCCAAAACAGAAGTGCCTACATTTAAGGGAAGACCACGACGATCTGCAGCAATAAAATGTTTGAATGCTATAGAATTGGACAATTTGAAACGAATGCAAGCTAATGAAAATACAACAGAAACAAACACTGACTCCGCGGGAAATGATAAGGAAAATAATCACTCTGATTGA
- a CDS encoding hypothetical protein (encoded by transcript BEWA_007770A): MFKRAHLFNSNVPLVQEGSGKSDQNEIHDLEDIRSELDKPEYNIDDEGIRTSYETKVAHCIHCKGKTMLNEDSINKHIQSKNHIKNVKKNLKKREAGNKIRKEFNKRMEAIDRLGKL; this comes from the exons ATGTTCAAGAGGGCTCATTTGTTCAATTCAAACGTTCCCTTGGTGCAGGAAGGAAGCGGGAAGTCTGATCAAAATGAGATACATGACCTAGAGGATATAAGATCTGAACTGGATAAACCTGAGTATAATA TCGATGACGAGGGAATTAGAACTTCTTATGAAACCAAGGTTGCCCATTGTATACATTGCAAAGGGAAAACCATGTTGAACGAAGATTCCATAAATAAACACATCCAAAGCAAG AATCACATTAAAAACGTCAAAAAGAATCTTAAAAAGCGAGAAGCTGGGAACAAGATTAGAAAGGAGTTTAACAAAAGGATGGAAGCGATCGATCGTTTGGGAAAGCTTTAA
- a CDS encoding hypothetical protein (encoded by transcript BEWA_007780A), producing the protein MDDEGRKTFVLNERKAKIEHQENLNSLLDHAYNEGVGVCINCSFNEIMNPREIRSLAKQLSMSYNLIKKHMAPIKMVLTSFSHDSALYKDCELFGIQNWKIHKHEQGFWEIFESEKIIVLTPDATEILEEIQHDKVYIIGGLVDTNVKKRETLTQASKYGITCKSLPVKKYFPECKKVVLNVSTVFEILMHKINNLSWEDALNRCIPVRAKR; encoded by the exons ATGGACGATG aAGGGAGGAAAACATTTGTCTTAAATGAGCGTAAGGCTAAAATAGAACATCAAGAAAATCTAAATTCCCTTCTTGATCATGCTTATAATGAAGGTGTTGGTGTTTGTATAAATTGTAGTTTTAATGAAATTATGAACCCAAGGGAAATTAGAAGTTTGGCAAAGCAACTTTCTATGTCCTATaatctaatcaaaaaaCATATGGCACCG ATAAAGATGGTGCTAACAAGTTTTTCGCATGATTCCGCTCTATATAAAGATTGTGAATTATTCGGGATTCAAAATTGGAAGATTCATAAGCATGAACAAGGCTTTTGGGAAATCTTCGAATCCGAAAAGATAATTGTACTAACACCAGACGCAACTGAG ATATTGGAAGAAATCCAACATGACAAGGTGTATATAATAGGTGGACTTGTGGATACAAATGTAAAAAAG AGGGAAACGTTGACGCAGGCGAGCAAATATGGAATCACTTGTAAATCGCTACCAGTTAAG AAGTATTTTCCCGAATGCAAAAAAGTAGTTCTGAATGTTTCGACTgtttttgaaattttgatGCATAAAATAAACAATTTGAGCTGGGAAGATGCGTTAAACAGGTGTATCCCAGTTAGGGCTAAGCGTTGA
- a CDS encoding hypothetical protein (encoded by transcript BEWA_007790A) yields MSELKLDTHLLKDKSELCNTTRVLLDEITSVFAINCINPWSENEFDKDKCGLIPVELFVNVARQLGFVFTATESRALLRCFKQSKIDYLDIDYFVRILDNKIRLDSDIKVSKFANFREHFREGLQRYYNIIDCHNTGKIPVTDLKQMLSSFNEGEFDSNTLECLLKVSESRNKRIITADDFVNILMPIKDMEFFSLRAFEDVNLSENGN; encoded by the coding sequence ATGAGTGAATTGAAACTGGATACACATTTATTAAAAGACAAAAGTGAACTGTGTAATACGACCAGGGTACTCTTGGATGAGATAACTTCTGTATTTGCGATAAACTGCATAAATCCATGGTCTGAAAATGAATTTGACAAAGATAAATGTGGTCTTATACCTGTAGAATTGTTTGTTAATGTCGCCAGGCAATTGGGTTTTGTTTTCACAGCAACAGAAAGTAGAGCACTTTTGAGATGTTTTAAACAATCCAAAATAGATTATTTGGATATTGATTATTTTGTTCGTATATTGGACAATAAGATAAGATTGGATAGTGATATAAAAGTATCAAAATTTGCCAATTTTAGAGAACACTTTCGAGAGGGATTGCAAAGGTATTATAATATTATAGATTGCCATAATACCGGGAAGATCCCTGTAACCGatttaaaacaaatgtTGTCAAGTTTTAATGAGGGGGAGTTTGATTCTAATACATTAGAATGTTTACTAAAAGTTTCTGAGTCAAGAAACAAAAGGATCATCACTGCGGACGACTTTGTCAATATTTTAATGCCCATTAAAGATATGGAATTCTTCTCACTTAGAGCGTTTGAAGATGTTAATTTATCCGAAAATGGGAACTGA
- a CDS encoding hypothetical protein (encoded by transcript BEWA_007760A), producing the protein MESNDYTLFEYEHTTGVPSLSINNNFALDKLDFTHKLSTPHIKENAEEVYTPLKSERNYGLSSHKQDLNNEGNTQKSVLIYKKSKLLSIIGSYKVKFSDKMGIIEYLLHTYAILYSKNIHELYNYEVVLENTKPDSDGFWNTLTNLTRNNLNEDNFPKTSKCVTMLSNFSKRKGHSKYIKKNFLKKIDSHFTKLCTCHTSVMEHNNPDSSYLTSIRTSTEIARFIEKILTEYKTMNKHKKLDHLLDVATIFDKNYDLSSDVLYEVIKQHGNRFIQRSLYSTVKNAIGTCTRGINPNVTAKLNESSDRIKKFIDTIQQFSLDTGDETNYFYRYNDYFGEERRCSARRIAQLRRQYTPQ; encoded by the exons ATGGAGAGCAATGACTATACGCTCTTCGAATATGAACATACTACTGGCGTTCCATCACTCTCAATTAACAATAATTTTGCATTGGATAAGCTAGACTTCACACATAAGCTCTCCACTCCACATATTAAGGAAAATGCGGAAGAAGTTTACACACCACTCAAAAGTGAACGAAACTACGGCTTGAGTTCACACAAACAAG ATTTGAACAATGAAGGAAACACTCAAAAGAGTGttctcatttataaaaaaaGTAAATTGCTCAGCATTATTGGATCGTACAAGGTCAAATTCTCGGATAAAATGGGAATTATAGAATATTTATTGCACACTTATGCAATTCTTTATTCAAAAAATATCCACGAATTGTACAACTACGAAGTGGTCTTGGAAAATACCAAGCCAG ATTCAGATGGTTTCTGGAACACACTAACAAATCTTACAAGGAATAATCTTAATGAAGATAACTTCCCAAAAACATCTAAATGTGTAACAATGCTCTCTAATTTTAGTAAAAGAAAGGGCCATTCAAAATATATTAAAAAGAACTTTCTTAAAAAAATAGACTCGCATTTCACAAAATTATGCACATGTCATACTAGCGTAATGGAACATAACAACCCAGATAGTTCTTATTTGACAAGTATTAGAACATCAACAGAAATAGCGCGATTTATAGAAAAGATATTGACTGAATACAAGACAATGAATAAACACAAGAAGCTCGACCATCTATTAGACGTCGCTACAATATTTGACAAGAATTATGATCTGTCTTCAGATGTGCTCTACGAAGTCATAAAGCAACATGGTAATCGATTTATACAAAGAAGTCTTTATAGTACTGTGAAAAATGCAATTGGAACATGTACAAGAGGAATTAACCCTAATGTCACCGCAAAATTGAATGAATCGAGTGATAGGATCAAGAAATTCATAGATACTATACAACAGTTCTCTCTTGATACCGGCGATGAGACAAACTACTTTTACAGGTACAATGACTATTTTGGGGAAGAACGCCGCTGCTCAGCCAGAAGAATCGCCCAGCTTAGAAGACAATATACACCCCAATGA